Proteins co-encoded in one Cytobacillus sp. NJ13 genomic window:
- a CDS encoding ribosomal-processing cysteine protease Prp → MIEVTIIRKDSGNIRSFEISGHAFFANRGKDIVCAGVSAVSIGAINAVHALTGVTPEISHGDGFLRCVLPGIQDDMNEKVQLLLEGMVVSLQTIEEDYGKYIKITFKKQEVE, encoded by the coding sequence ATGATTGAAGTTACGATTATTCGTAAAGATTCCGGAAATATTCGTTCGTTTGAAATAAGCGGTCATGCATTCTTCGCAAACAGAGGCAAGGATATCGTCTGTGCAGGTGTATCTGCCGTTTCCATCGGTGCCATTAATGCTGTCCATGCCCTAACCGGCGTGACACCAGAAATCAGCCACGGAGATGGCTTTCTCCGCTGTGTTCTTCCTGGTATTCAGGATGACATGAATGAGAAAGTGCAGCTTCTTCTTGAAGGCATGGTTGTTTCATTGCAGACGATTGAAGAAGACTACGGAAAGTATATAAAGATTACCTTCAAAAAGCAGGAGGTGGAATAA
- a CDS encoding rod shape-determining protein, which yields MFGIGTRDLGIDLGTANTLVYVKGKGIVVREPSVVALQTDTKNIVAVGNDAKNMIGRTPGNIVALRPMKDGVIADYETTAVMMKYYIKQANKNKSFFSGKPYVMVCVPSGITAVEERAVVDATRQAGARDAYTIEEPFAAAIGANLPVWEPTGSMVVDIGGGTTEVAIISLGGIVTSQSIRIAGDEMDDAIINYIRKNYNLMIGDRTAETIKVEVGSAGDPEGVENMEIRGRDLLTGLPKTIEITAEEISKALNDTVYAIVDAVKNTLEKTPPELAADIMDRGIVLTGGGALLRNLDKVISEETKMPVLIAENPLDCVAIGTGKALDHIDLFKTKAKESR from the coding sequence ATGTTTGGAATCGGTACTAGAGACCTTGGAATAGATTTAGGAACAGCTAATACACTTGTCTATGTGAAAGGAAAAGGAATTGTTGTCAGAGAGCCGTCAGTAGTAGCACTGCAGACAGATACTAAAAATATTGTAGCAGTCGGCAATGACGCGAAAAATATGATCGGCCGTACACCCGGCAATATTGTCGCTCTGCGTCCAATGAAGGATGGCGTAATTGCGGATTATGAAACAACCGCTGTCATGATGAAATATTATATTAAACAGGCTAATAAAAATAAGAGCTTCTTTTCAGGTAAGCCATATGTAATGGTATGTGTGCCATCCGGCATTACAGCCGTTGAAGAACGTGCTGTAGTCGATGCCACCCGCCAGGCAGGGGCACGCGATGCCTATACCATCGAAGAGCCGTTTGCCGCTGCAATCGGGGCTAATCTTCCTGTTTGGGAACCGACAGGAAGCATGGTGGTCGATATCGGGGGAGGTACTACCGAAGTAGCCATCATTTCCTTGGGCGGAATTGTTACGAGCCAATCCATCCGCATTGCCGGTGATGAAATGGATGACGCGATCATCAATTATATCCGCAAAAATTATAATTTAATGATTGGTGACCGTACAGCAGAAACGATTAAAGTGGAAGTGGGTTCTGCTGGAGATCCGGAAGGCGTCGAAAACATGGAAATTCGCGGCCGCGATCTGCTGACGGGCCTGCCAAAAACAATTGAAATTACTGCTGAAGAAATTTCAAAAGCCTTGAATGATACAGTTTATGCAATTGTGGATGCAGTAAAAAATACTCTTGAAAAAACTCCTCCTGAACTGGCGGCAGATATTATGGACCGAGGTATTGTACTTACTGGCGGGGGAGCGCTTCTCCGCAACCTGGATAAAGTAATCAGCGAAGAAACGAAAATGCCTGTCCTTATTGCAGAAAACCCATTGGACTGTGTCGCAATAGGTACTGGAAAAGCTCTTGACCATATCGATTTATTCAAAACGAAAGCTAAAGAATCCAGATAA
- a CDS encoding M23 family metallopeptidase: MNSRADEIRKRIERRKKEKERFSNKRDSTVLWTEDEERYGFNKLPSYESNLDEGNHPLFRKELFLFKLLASACIFLFAAILFKNQAATFDPARDFVKAAMEKDFQFAAVSGWYEEQFGKPLALLPFSDGKKDEKNVEENSEYALPASAKILEDFNDNGQRITIETGKEASIEAMSEGLVRFAGKKDGFGNTVIIQHGDKSESWYGNLAEINVNLYQYVEKGTGIGTAGDANDGEKGSFYFAIKKDDDFIDPIQVIPFE; encoded by the coding sequence ATGAATTCAAGAGCGGATGAAATACGCAAGAGAATCGAGCGGAGAAAAAAGGAGAAAGAAAGATTCTCAAACAAGAGAGACTCAACTGTTCTTTGGACAGAAGATGAAGAGCGGTATGGGTTTAATAAGCTGCCTTCATACGAGAGCAACCTCGATGAGGGAAATCACCCCTTATTTCGAAAGGAACTATTTCTTTTCAAATTGCTTGCTTCTGCCTGTATTTTTTTATTCGCTGCTATTCTTTTTAAAAACCAGGCTGCGACATTTGATCCTGCAAGAGACTTTGTAAAGGCAGCCATGGAGAAAGATTTTCAATTCGCCGCGGTTTCCGGCTGGTATGAGGAACAATTTGGAAAACCACTGGCCCTGCTTCCATTTTCAGATGGTAAAAAAGATGAAAAGAACGTTGAAGAAAACAGTGAGTATGCATTGCCTGCTTCTGCAAAAATCCTGGAAGACTTTAATGATAATGGACAGAGAATAACGATCGAAACAGGAAAGGAAGCTTCCATTGAAGCAATGAGTGAAGGGCTTGTGCGGTTTGCTGGAAAGAAAGATGGTTTCGGAAATACGGTCATTATTCAGCATGGTGATAAAAGTGAGTCCTGGTATGGCAATTTGGCTGAAATTAATGTGAATTTATATCAATATGTTGAAAAAGGAACCGGTATAGGCACGGCAGGTGACGCCAATGATGGAGAAAAAGGCTCTTTTTATTTCGCGATAAAAAAAGATGATGATTTTATAGATCCGATCCAGGTGATCCCATTTGAATAA
- the minD gene encoding septum site-determining protein MinD has protein sequence MGEAIVITSGKGGVGKTTTSANVGTALALQGKRVCLVDTDIGLRNLDVVMGLENRIIYDLVDVVEGRCKIHQAVVKDKRFDDLLYLLPAAQTSDKTAVTPEQMKKLVDELKQDYDYIVIDCPAGIEQGYKNAVAGADKAIVVTTPEVSAVRDADRIIGLLEKEENVEAPKLIINRIRSHMMKNGDMLDVDEITAHLSIDLIGIVADDDEVIKASNHGEPIALNPNSKASVAYRNIARRILGEAVPLQPLEEENKGVFSKLKKFFGVK, from the coding sequence ATGGGAGAAGCGATTGTCATTACGTCCGGAAAAGGCGGAGTCGGAAAAACGACTACTTCCGCAAATGTAGGTACTGCTCTGGCCCTTCAGGGGAAAAGAGTGTGCCTGGTGGATACAGACATTGGCCTTCGAAATCTTGATGTGGTGATGGGACTGGAAAACCGCATTATTTATGATCTGGTCGATGTAGTCGAAGGCCGGTGCAAAATACATCAGGCTGTTGTTAAAGATAAACGGTTTGATGATTTGCTGTATTTGCTTCCTGCTGCTCAAACAAGTGATAAGACGGCTGTTACACCAGAACAGATGAAAAAGCTGGTCGACGAGTTAAAGCAGGATTATGACTATATTGTCATAGACTGCCCTGCTGGAATTGAGCAGGGGTACAAAAATGCTGTTGCCGGTGCAGATAAAGCAATTGTTGTTACCACACCTGAAGTTTCAGCCGTGCGTGATGCTGACCGGATTATCGGCTTGCTTGAAAAAGAGGAAAATGTAGAGGCTCCAAAACTGATAATAAATAGAATTAGAAGCCATATGATGAAAAATGGCGACATGCTCGATGTCGATGAAATAACCGCACATTTGTCGATTGATTTAATTGGAATTGTGGCAGATGATGATGAAGTGATCAAGGCCTCCAATCATGGTGAGCCTATTGCTTTAAATCCTAACAGCAAAGCTTCTGTTGCTTACCGAAATATCGCCAGACGCATACTTGGTGAAGCTGTTCCGCTACAGCCTCTTGAAGAAGAGAACAAAGGTGTATTCTCAAAACTAAAAAAGTTTTTTGGTGTTAAATAA
- a CDS encoding Rne/Rng family ribonuclease yields MLVVNYASRERRFAHLKDKRVEKLFIDQPKQRSSVGDIYLGTVAKVMPGLNAAFVEIGEDQSGFIHRDKLAAYVRSAEELQVKEKRSISSFVHQGERILVQVEKDAAGTKGPRLSGVLEFSGDSLIYMPNGRYVAVSKKIEDSEARENWRQFGYRAKEENEGLIFRTSCDNKKEIELMDELERLRLEYRDLLRAAEAKKKPGKVYEADSFIEEIKEEAKKMADGEIAVDDLTLKSVLQKHTSLPIRLHTGKENIFSAFNVEAEIDKALKRIVWLETGAYLIFDETEALTVIDVNTGKFAGKQDRRDTVLKTNEQAAEEAARQIRLRDIGGMILIDFIDMKEASDRKHILSTMENALKKDERRTKLVGFTPLGILQMTRKKTKPAISESLTERCQVCEGAGRVLSAETIAFRLERELWEHRGNDHEAVLIETTPGTAALFSGENDAHKKRIEDSIGLKIMFSYKENCKPFYEIRKFGSAAELE; encoded by the coding sequence ATGTTAGTTGTAAATTATGCATCAAGAGAGCGCCGATTTGCACATTTAAAAGATAAGAGGGTCGAGAAGCTATTTATTGATCAGCCGAAGCAGCGTTCATCAGTAGGGGATATTTACTTAGGCACCGTTGCAAAAGTAATGCCTGGATTGAATGCAGCTTTTGTAGAGATTGGGGAAGATCAAAGCGGATTTATTCACCGGGACAAACTGGCAGCCTATGTTCGTTCTGCCGAAGAATTGCAAGTAAAGGAAAAACGGAGCATCTCTTCTTTTGTCCATCAGGGAGAAAGAATACTTGTTCAAGTTGAAAAGGACGCTGCCGGAACTAAAGGACCGAGATTGTCAGGTGTGCTTGAGTTTTCAGGAGATTCGCTGATATATATGCCAAATGGCCGTTATGTTGCTGTATCCAAGAAAATTGAGGATAGTGAAGCAAGAGAAAACTGGCGCCAATTTGGCTATCGTGCTAAAGAAGAGAATGAAGGGCTGATTTTCAGAACATCCTGTGATAACAAGAAAGAAATTGAACTCATGGATGAACTTGAAAGGCTAAGGCTGGAGTACAGGGACCTTTTAAGGGCAGCAGAAGCAAAGAAAAAACCGGGAAAAGTTTACGAAGCGGATTCTTTTATTGAGGAAATTAAAGAAGAAGCGAAGAAAATGGCTGACGGAGAAATCGCAGTGGACGATTTAACACTGAAGAGTGTGCTCCAGAAACACACCAGCCTGCCAATTCGGCTGCACACTGGCAAGGAAAATATCTTCTCCGCTTTTAATGTTGAAGCTGAAATTGATAAAGCGCTGAAACGAATTGTATGGCTTGAAACTGGCGCATATCTTATTTTTGATGAAACCGAAGCTTTAACAGTCATCGATGTAAATACCGGAAAGTTCGCCGGTAAGCAGGACCGCAGGGATACTGTGTTAAAAACGAACGAGCAGGCGGCCGAAGAAGCTGCAAGGCAGATCAGGCTCCGCGATATAGGCGGCATGATCCTAATCGATTTTATCGACATGAAAGAAGCATCTGACCGGAAGCATATTCTCTCCACCATGGAAAATGCGCTGAAAAAAGATGAAAGACGCACTAAACTCGTTGGATTCACCCCGCTTGGAATCCTCCAGATGACCAGAAAAAAGACAAAACCGGCTATATCAGAATCACTCACCGAAAGGTGTCAAGTATGTGAAGGCGCCGGAAGAGTGCTGAGTGCTGAAACCATTGCCTTCAGGCTGGAAAGAGAACTGTGGGAACATCGCGGCAATGACCATGAAGCTGTCTTAATCGAAACCACCCCAGGCACAGCGGCGCTATTCTCAGGGGAAAATGATGCCCATAAAAAGAGAATCGAAGACAGCATTGGCTTAAAAATAATGTTTTCCTATAAGGAAAATTGCAAGCCATTTTATGAAATCAGAAAGTTTGGCAGTGCAGCAGAACTTGAATAG
- a CDS encoding sporulation initiation phosphotransferase B — MEKDWNMIEVLRHARHDWLNKIQLIKGNLSLNKVDRAKEIIDEIVVEAQQEARLSNLNLPEFASLLLTYNWENHYFQLEYEVLDDTISGRLDDFVLSEWTGSFFAILDSSVRPYHDNHLSVSIRHEKEGARFFFDFSGILTDIDKLDQFFKKKNDDITAAVQELAEEELALELFVPFIANGRE, encoded by the coding sequence ATGGAAAAAGACTGGAATATGATTGAAGTGCTGCGTCATGCCCGGCATGACTGGCTGAATAAAATACAATTAATTAAAGGCAACCTTTCCCTTAACAAGGTAGACAGGGCTAAGGAAATCATAGATGAAATCGTGGTGGAAGCTCAGCAGGAAGCAAGACTTTCAAATTTAAACCTTCCTGAGTTTGCTTCGCTTTTATTGACTTATAATTGGGAAAACCACTACTTTCAGCTTGAATATGAGGTGCTCGATGATACCATTTCCGGCCGATTGGATGACTTTGTCCTTTCTGAGTGGACAGGCTCTTTTTTTGCCATTTTGGACTCATCAGTAAGGCCTTACCATGATAATCATTTATCTGTATCCATCAGGCATGAAAAAGAAGGGGCTCGTTTCTTTTTTGATTTTAGCGGAATACTAACAGATATCGATAAATTGGATCAGTTCTTCAAAAAGAAGAACGATGACATAACGGCTGCTGTTCAGGAATTAGCTGAAGAGGAGCTTGCACTGGAATTATTTGTGCCATTCATTGCGAATGGCAGAGAGTGA
- a CDS encoding M50 family metallopeptidase: MNKITGLIKHIHIHPLLWAIIGLSVATAHFMELCMLLLIIFVHEMGHAAAASFYSWRIKKIALLPFGGVAEMDEHGNRPLKEEIVVIIAGPLQHIWMMGAALLFYELSFVSADIFHLFIQFNLMILIFNLLPVWPLDGGKLVFLWLSLNQAFPEAHRKTLFISAAGLISFIILTLLTSPVNLNIWVVLAFLVFSLYHEWKQSRFIFIRFLLERYYGKHSDFRTLKPIVVREEELVIDVLERFQRGCKHPIIVEKDGKEKGALDENELLHACFAEKVLTAKIGDLLYVY; the protein is encoded by the coding sequence TTGAATAAAATAACAGGATTAATTAAACATATTCATATTCATCCTTTGTTATGGGCCATTATCGGACTATCTGTCGCGACTGCTCATTTTATGGAATTATGCATGCTGCTCCTGATTATCTTCGTTCATGAAATGGGCCATGCAGCTGCAGCATCCTTTTATTCCTGGAGAATAAAAAAGATTGCCCTATTGCCATTTGGCGGCGTAGCGGAAATGGATGAACACGGAAACCGGCCGCTGAAAGAGGAGATCGTAGTCATTATAGCAGGGCCGCTTCAGCATATTTGGATGATGGGGGCGGCGCTGTTATTTTATGAGCTCTCCTTTGTATCTGCTGATATTTTTCACCTGTTTATTCAGTTTAATTTAATGATACTGATTTTTAATCTGCTCCCTGTCTGGCCATTGGATGGAGGAAAGCTTGTTTTTTTATGGCTTTCTCTTAATCAGGCATTTCCGGAAGCGCATAGAAAAACACTTTTCATTTCGGCTGCGGGTCTAATCAGTTTCATTATATTAACTTTGCTGACCTCTCCTGTTAACTTGAATATATGGGTAGTCCTCGCTTTTTTGGTGTTTTCGCTATATCATGAATGGAAGCAGAGCCGATTCATATTTATCCGTTTTCTCCTCGAAAGATACTATGGGAAGCACAGCGACTTTCGGACATTAAAACCAATCGTTGTAAGAGAGGAAGAATTGGTTATTGACGTTCTGGAAAGATTTCAGCGAGGATGCAAACACCCAATCATAGTTGAAAAGGACGGGAAAGAGAAGGGTGCTTTAGATGAAAATGAACTGCTGCATGCGTGCTTTGCAGAAAAAGTGCTGACTGCTAAAATTGGAGATTTGCTTTATGTTTACTGA
- the mreC gene encoding rod shape-determining protein MreC: MPQFFLNKRLIILLVSIIILVALIGFSLKDRENLTWPEQFLKDTTGFIQNAVSSPVNYVAGFFENVEDLQNTYKENKELKTRLDELARLESEVQRLKKDNTELREILDKKDSLSEFEPKQATVIGRNPDRWHELLIINKGKNAGIEPNMAVITSKGLIGKVKSSNTFTSTVQLLSSMDPTNRISAKIQAGENNFFGLIEGYDKEKGLLLLKRIPYDAKVKKDQNVITSGLGGVFPESLPIGKVVDVVPDEFGLTQTAYVKPGADFYDIGHVMVVKRGALQPELMEMVDEKEEEL; encoded by the coding sequence ATGCCACAGTTCTTTCTGAACAAACGCCTGATTATTTTGCTTGTCAGCATTATTATTCTCGTGGCATTGATTGGATTTTCTTTAAAAGATAGAGAAAATTTGACCTGGCCTGAACAATTTTTAAAAGATACTACCGGGTTTATACAAAATGCTGTTTCCAGCCCTGTGAATTATGTGGCAGGATTCTTTGAAAATGTCGAAGACTTGCAAAATACATACAAAGAAAATAAAGAGCTAAAGACAAGGCTGGATGAACTTGCACGCCTTGAGTCTGAGGTTCAGCGGCTGAAAAAAGACAATACAGAACTTCGTGAGATTCTGGATAAGAAAGACTCTTTAAGTGAATTTGAGCCAAAGCAGGCAACTGTTATAGGAAGAAATCCCGACAGATGGCATGAATTGCTTATCATTAATAAAGGGAAAAATGCTGGCATTGAACCGAACATGGCTGTCATTACGTCTAAAGGCCTGATCGGCAAAGTGAAAAGCAGCAATACCTTTACTTCAACAGTTCAGCTTCTTAGTTCAATGGACCCGACAAATCGCATCTCTGCTAAAATTCAGGCAGGCGAGAATAACTTTTTTGGTCTGATTGAAGGCTACGATAAAGAAAAAGGTCTTCTTTTGCTTAAGCGAATTCCTTATGATGCAAAGGTAAAAAAGGATCAAAACGTTATTACATCAGGTCTGGGCGGTGTCTTTCCTGAGAGCCTTCCGATTGGGAAGGTTGTTGATGTTGTTCCTGATGAATTTGGTCTTACGCAGACCGCCTATGTTAAGCCGGGGGCAGATTTCTATGATATTGGACATGTAATGGTCGTTAAAAGAGGTGCTTTACAGCCTGAACTAATGGAAATGGTTGATGAGAAGGAGGAGGAACTGTGA
- the rpmA gene encoding 50S ribosomal protein L27: MLLKLDLQLFASKKGVGSTKNGRDSISKRLGAKRADGQFVTGGSILYRQRGTKIYPGVNVGKGGDDTLFAKVDGVVKFERLGRDRKQVSVYPAAQEA; the protein is encoded by the coding sequence ATGCTATTAAAATTAGATCTTCAGTTGTTCGCTTCTAAAAAGGGAGTAGGTTCTACAAAGAACGGCCGTGACTCAATCTCTAAGCGTCTTGGCGCTAAGCGTGCGGACGGACAATTCGTAACTGGCGGCTCAATCCTATACCGTCAGCGCGGTACTAAGATCTACCCAGGTGTAAACGTGGGTAAAGGCGGCGATGACACACTATTCGCGAAAGTTGACGGTGTTGTTAAGTTCGAGCGTCTTGGACGTGACCGCAAGCAAGTGAGCGTATATCCTGCAGCTCAAGAGGCGTAA
- the minC gene encoding septum site-determining protein MinC codes for MKKNQNVTIKGTKDGLTLHLDDSCSYGELKKELDRKLSENSRSVEDRLLSVRVQVGNRYLTEEQQEELKELIRQKKNLIVESISSNVITKEEAEKQKEENEIVSVAKVIRSGQVLEVAGDLLLIGDVNPGGTVMAGGNIFIMGALKGIAHAGCHGNKEAVVVASLMKPSQLRISNCINRAPDKDQDDEKREMECAYIDKDDQITVDRLQVLMHLRPNITRLQGGS; via the coding sequence ATGAAAAAAAACCAAAACGTTACAATAAAAGGTACGAAAGATGGTTTGACTTTGCATCTCGATGATTCCTGTTCATATGGAGAGCTGAAGAAAGAACTTGATAGAAAGCTTTCAGAAAACTCCAGATCTGTTGAAGACCGGCTCCTTTCAGTGAGGGTACAAGTCGGCAACCGTTATCTCACAGAAGAGCAGCAGGAAGAATTGAAGGAGTTAATCAGGCAAAAGAAGAACCTGATCGTTGAGTCTATAAGCTCCAATGTCATTACCAAAGAAGAAGCTGAAAAACAGAAGGAAGAAAACGAAATTGTATCTGTGGCGAAGGTGATTCGTTCCGGGCAGGTTCTCGAAGTGGCGGGAGATCTGCTTCTTATCGGAGATGTAAATCCCGGGGGCACTGTCATGGCTGGAGGAAACATCTTTATAATGGGGGCGCTAAAAGGCATAGCCCATGCCGGATGCCATGGGAATAAGGAAGCCGTGGTCGTTGCTTCGCTTATGAAACCATCCCAATTAAGGATCAGCAATTGTATTAACCGGGCTCCTGACAAGGATCAGGATGACGAAAAAAGAGAAATGGAATGTGCTTACATAGATAAAGATGATCAAATTACCGTAGATAGATTACAAGTATTAATGCATCTAAGACCTAATATTACTAGATTGCAAGGGGGAAGCTAG
- the rplU gene encoding 50S ribosomal protein L21, with translation MYAIIETGGKQLRVEEGQAIYIEKLNAEAGETVTFEKVLFVGGDSVKVGSPVVEGATVTAKVEKQGRQKKITVFKYKAKKNYRKKQGHRQPYTKVMIEKINA, from the coding sequence ATGTACGCGATTATCGAAACTGGCGGTAAGCAATTACGTGTAGAAGAAGGTCAAGCTATCTACATCGAAAAGCTTAACGCAGAAGCAGGCGAAACAGTTACTTTTGAAAAGGTTCTTTTCGTTGGCGGAGACAGCGTAAAAGTAGGAAGCCCTGTAGTTGAAGGTGCTACTGTTACAGCTAAAGTTGAAAAACAAGGCCGTCAAAAGAAAATCACTGTATTCAAGTACAAAGCAAAGAAAAACTATCGTAAGAAGCAAGGTCATCGTCAGCCTTACACTAAAGTTATGATTGAAAAAATCAACGCTTAA
- the radC gene encoding DNA repair protein RadC: MQTDTLLIKDFPQDERPRERFVQNGPQSLSIHELIAILLRTGTKDESVLQLANRLLTHFEGLRLLKDASLDEITAIKGIGSAKAIQLLAAVEIGRRISNLTYDDRYIIRSPEDGANYVMHDMRFLSQEHFVCLYLNTKNQVLHKQTIFIGSLNASIVHPREVFKEAFRRSAASIICIHNHPSGDPTPSREDIEVTKRLAESGKIIGIDVLDHLIIGENKFVSLKEKGYL, from the coding sequence ATGCAAACGGATACTCTATTGATTAAAGATTTCCCTCAAGATGAACGCCCTCGTGAGCGCTTTGTCCAAAATGGTCCGCAAAGCTTATCCATTCACGAACTGATAGCGATATTACTCAGAACGGGCACGAAAGATGAATCTGTTCTGCAACTAGCGAATAGGCTTCTTACCCATTTTGAAGGACTCCGGCTATTAAAGGATGCGTCCCTGGATGAAATAACGGCCATTAAAGGAATAGGATCTGCAAAGGCAATTCAGCTGCTGGCAGCAGTTGAAATCGGCCGGAGGATTTCCAATCTCACATATGACGACAGATATATTATCCGTTCTCCTGAGGATGGAGCAAATTATGTTATGCATGATATGCGATTCCTGTCTCAGGAACATTTTGTATGCCTTTATTTAAATACAAAAAATCAGGTGCTGCATAAGCAGACCATCTTTATTGGAAGCCTGAATGCTTCAATTGTTCATCCGAGAGAGGTCTTTAAAGAGGCATTCCGCAGGTCGGCTGCGTCCATTATCTGTATTCATAATCATCCGAGCGGTGACCCGACTCCAAGCCGGGAAGATATTGAAGTAACCAAGAGACTTGCGGAGTCCGGAAAAATAATTGGCATCGATGTGCTGGACCATCTTATCATCGGTGAAAATAAATTTGTCAGTTTAAAGGAAAAAGGGTATTTATAA
- the mreD gene encoding rod shape-determining protein MreD: MRRFLLPLILLALFIGESIFVQLTPHDLLGSGKIAVPRFLMAGLLFLTIFGSRKHGILYGLLFGLLFDIVYVEIIGVYLFLFPVIAFITTKLMKILQTNMAMASIIVLLGITLLEAGVYQMNLLIHHTDMVFAAFLSSRLVPTLILNAIFIILAVYPFKRLSEKFADSLND; encoded by the coding sequence GTGAGAAGATTCCTTCTTCCACTCATACTCCTGGCCTTATTTATCGGTGAAAGCATATTTGTTCAATTAACTCCGCATGATTTGTTAGGCAGCGGAAAAATAGCAGTTCCCCGTTTCCTGATGGCCGGATTGCTTTTTTTGACCATTTTTGGCTCAAGAAAGCACGGAATTCTTTACGGCTTATTATTCGGCTTGCTTTTTGATATTGTGTACGTGGAAATTATTGGCGTTTACCTGTTTCTATTTCCAGTCATTGCTTTTATTACAACCAAACTAATGAAAATTCTTCAGACGAATATGGCTATGGCTTCCATCATTGTGCTCTTAGGCATCACTCTTCTTGAGGCCGGTGTCTACCAGATGAACTTATTAATTCACCATACTGATATGGTCTTTGCAGCCTTTCTTTCGTCCCGTCTCGTGCCAACTCTGATATTAAATGCCATTTTCATTATATTAGCTGTTTATCCATTTAAAAGACTTTCTGAAAAATTTGCAGATAGCTTAAACGACTAA
- a CDS encoding Maf family protein — MQNLILASSSPRRKELLENLHLQFEVSSSDVDESFDPVLSPGEIVKELAHRKAQAIFNKHPDSYVIGSDTVVVKDSNVLGKPGSSKEAFRMLKSLSGTTHSVYTGVSIVAPENVITFYEKTDVVFWELTDEEINSYIGTGEPFDKAGAYGIQGIGSMLVKSITGDYFSVVGLPVSRTVRELRKAGYSLT, encoded by the coding sequence ATGCAAAACCTCATTTTAGCCTCTTCTTCCCCGCGGCGAAAAGAACTTCTTGAAAATCTTCATTTGCAATTTGAAGTCTCCAGCAGTGATGTCGATGAAAGTTTTGATCCAGTGCTGTCACCAGGAGAGATCGTGAAGGAGCTTGCCCATAGAAAGGCACAGGCTATATTTAATAAACATCCTGATTCATATGTAATTGGCTCAGATACAGTTGTAGTTAAAGACAGCAATGTTTTAGGAAAGCCAGGCAGCAGCAAGGAAGCCTTCAGGATGCTTAAAAGTCTGTCTGGAACCACCCATTCTGTTTACACAGGTGTATCCATCGTGGCGCCTGAAAATGTAATTACATTTTATGAAAAAACCGATGTGGTGTTCTGGGAGTTAACGGATGAAGAAATTAACTCTTATATTGGCACCGGTGAACCATTTGACAAGGCAGGAGCATATGGGATACAAGGCATTGGCAGCATGCTTGTAAAAAGCATAACCGGAGATTATTTCTCTGTTGTCGGCCTTCCTGTCTCCAGAACGGTTCGTGAATTAAGGAAAGCGGGGTATTCGCTTACTTAA